The following are from one region of the Moritella sp. 24 genome:
- the rsd gene encoding sigma D regulator, which translates to MLTKLEQAQQAWGGTHNAIDHWLEERQELIVDYCKLEGLPPFEKKAALPSKDELQAFCQILIDYLSTGHFEVYDQIVSQCAEYSAKSLTLAQEIQPKIVLTTEALVEFNDKYAEAQEDDDTLLLSLDNDMSKVGELLERRFELEDKLLYTLATYHREVVDAE; encoded by the coding sequence ATGTTAACCAAATTAGAACAAGCGCAACAAGCTTGGGGCGGCACGCACAACGCCATCGATCACTGGCTAGAAGAGCGACAAGAATTAATCGTCGATTATTGCAAACTCGAAGGCTTACCCCCGTTTGAAAAAAAAGCCGCATTACCCAGCAAAGATGAGCTACAAGCTTTCTGCCAAATATTAATTGATTACTTATCGACAGGCCATTTTGAAGTTTATGACCAAATCGTATCCCAATGTGCAGAATACAGTGCAAAAAGCCTTACTCTCGCACAAGAAATCCAACCTAAAATCGTACTAACAACAGAAGCCCTTGTTGAATTCAATGATAAATACGCAGAAGCACAAGAAGACGATGACACCCTACTACTGTCTTTAGATAATGACATGTCAAAAGTAGGTGAACTATTAGAACGACGTTTTGAATTAGAAGACAAGTTGCTTTATACCTTAGCGACTTATCACCGAGAAGTAGTCGACGCAGAATAA
- the fkpA gene encoding FKBP-type peptidyl-prolyl cis-trans isomerase: MKKFFKVTILASAVSLLAACGQEAQADKVTDIKTYSEDQQAAYAIGSIVARNLVAPLKRQEELGAPLDKEIIVQGITDALNETTQLSDEELQTVLKAYDEKMNKLSTEAARVESEKSEAESATFFAENGKKEGITTTESGLQYEVLTAGTGNIATPSDTVTVHYTGTLLNGKVFDSSVERGEPATFALNRVIPGWTEGVALMNVGSKYKLYIPSELGYGAQGAGADIPPNSTLVFEVELLEIAGQAK, translated from the coding sequence ATGAAAAAATTTTTTAAAGTAACAATACTTGCTTCGGCAGTATCTCTGTTAGCAGCATGTGGCCAAGAAGCACAAGCAGATAAAGTAACAGACATTAAGACATACAGTGAAGATCAACAAGCGGCTTATGCAATCGGTTCAATCGTTGCCCGCAACTTGGTTGCACCACTTAAGCGTCAAGAAGAGCTAGGTGCACCATTAGATAAGGAAATCATCGTTCAAGGTATTACTGATGCGTTAAACGAAACAACCCAGTTATCTGATGAAGAATTACAAACTGTATTAAAAGCTTATGACGAAAAAATGAATAAGCTATCAACTGAAGCCGCGCGTGTAGAAAGCGAAAAATCAGAAGCTGAGTCAGCGACTTTCTTTGCTGAAAATGGCAAGAAAGAAGGTATTACTACGACTGAGTCTGGCCTTCAATATGAAGTGCTTACAGCTGGTACAGGTAACATCGCAACGCCAAGTGACACTGTAACTGTGCATTACACAGGTACATTGTTAAACGGTAAAGTATTCGACAGTTCAGTTGAACGTGGCGAACCAGCAACATTTGCGCTTAACCGTGTTATTCCTGGTTGGACAGAAGGTGTTGCACTAATGAATGTGGGCAGTAAATATAAATTATACATCCCATCTGAGTTAGGCTATGGCGCACAAGGTGCGGGTGCTGACATCCCACCAAATTCAACGCTTGTATTTGAAGTTGAATTGTTAGAAATTGCTGGCCAAGCAAAATAA
- a CDS encoding SlyX family protein: MEIQQLDERVCDLEMKLSFQDDTIEQLNNAIIEQQKIIEDQKVQLTFLISRIKTMQVGSGLASEADETPPPHY, from the coding sequence ATGGAAATTCAGCAGTTAGATGAACGTGTTTGTGACTTAGAAATGAAATTAAGTTTTCAAGACGACACCATTGAACAATTAAACAATGCCATTATCGAACAACAAAAAATTATTGAAGATCAGAAAGTACAGCTGACTTTTTTAATTAGCCGAATAAAAACGATGCAAGTTGGCAGCGGTCTAGCAAGTGAAGCAGACGAAACTCCACCACCGCATTATTAA
- the slyD gene encoding peptidylprolyl isomerase — MFIEANSVVVLHFAVTDDKGELIDDTRDSSPLEFLMGSGYLVPGLEAELEGLKVGDDFDVKVEPEQGYGIYDPELVQEVPAELFEGVEGVEPGMAFSAETDAGHRTVIVTAVEDNIIVVDANHPFAGRTLQFNGEVMGIREATEEELEHGHIHGAGGCGHDHGHEHDHEGGCCGSEDEAPKEEKKDGCCGGGCH; from the coding sequence ATGTTTATTGAAGCAAACTCAGTTGTAGTACTACACTTCGCAGTAACAGACGATAAAGGCGAACTTATCGATGATACACGTGATTCATCACCTCTAGAATTTTTAATGGGTTCTGGTTACCTTGTTCCTGGTCTTGAAGCTGAGCTTGAAGGTCTTAAAGTTGGTGACGATTTTGACGTTAAAGTTGAACCTGAACAAGGCTATGGCATCTACGATCCTGAACTAGTTCAAGAAGTACCTGCAGAACTTTTCGAAGGCGTTGAAGGCGTTGAACCTGGTATGGCATTCAGTGCTGAAACAGATGCGGGTCACCGTACTGTTATCGTAACTGCAGTTGAAGACAACATTATTGTTGTTGATGCTAACCACCCATTTGCTGGTCGTACACTGCAATTTAACGGTGAAGTAATGGGCATCCGTGAAGCAACTGAAGAAGAACTAGAACATGGTCACATCCATGGTGCTGGCGGCTGTGGTCACGACCACGGACACGAGCATGATCACGAAGGTGGCTGTTGTGGTTCAGAAGACGAAGCGCCAAAAGAAGAGAAAAAAGACGGTTGCTGCGGCGGCGGTTGTCACTAG
- a CDS encoding YheV family putative zinc ribbon protein: MVERKKRRFVAGAKCPTCNEIDVIQLFQVNGVETIECVSCGYTQAQADGEVSTATRDFEQMIGVFKQ, encoded by the coding sequence GTGGTTGAACGGAAGAAAAGACGCTTTGTCGCGGGTGCTAAATGCCCGACGTGCAATGAAATAGATGTGATCCAGCTATTTCAAGTGAATGGGGTAGAAACAATTGAATGTGTCAGTTGTGGCTATACTCAGGCGCAAGCAGACGGAGAGGTGAGTACCGCCACCCGCGATTTCGAACAAATGATAGGTGTGTTTAAGCAATAG
- a CDS encoding ABC transporter ATP-binding protein, which yields MIIASDIELLRGGKPLITNTSAKINPGQKVGLVGKNGCGKSSLFALIRHEISLDNGTLTYPTGWQVSSVKQETPALDRSAHDYVLDGDIEFRQLEADLAQAEAADNGNKIAEIHGKLDAIGAYSINARCSELLSGLGFSEEKQQLPVQSFSGGWRMRLNLAQALLCRSDLLLLDEPTNHLDLDAVIWLEKWLKQYDGTLMLISHDRDFLDAIITKIIHVEDQKLNEYTGDYTSFEKQRAEKLSQQQSMFEKQQREVAHMQSYIDRFRYKASKAKQAQSRIKAMERMELISAANADSQFSFSFLKPDALPLPLLTMEDVCAGYGDTLILDNIKLNLVPGSRIGLLGRNGAGKSTLIKLLSAEMEPIKGTLEVNPNSKVGYFAQHQLEFLRLDDTPLQHMVRLAPDKTELELRKYLGGFGFIGEKALDIVRPFSGGEKARLVLALIVWQKPNLLLLDEPTNHLDLEMRHALSVALQGFEGAMVVVSHDRHLLRSTTDELYLVHDKKVLPFDGDLDDYHSWLSEQQKVEKQATQVINTGVNSAQGKKDQKRKAAELRKLTQPVRKQIEKLDKQLETLGDKLAAVEAQLSETSIYEDQNKAKLKTALGDQAKFVVAIEEAETTWMELNEQLEEMIEESEQA from the coding sequence ATGATCATAGCTAGCGATATTGAACTTCTGCGTGGTGGCAAGCCACTTATTACGAACACCAGTGCCAAAATCAATCCTGGTCAAAAGGTTGGTTTAGTAGGTAAAAATGGGTGTGGTAAATCCAGCTTATTTGCCTTAATTCGTCACGAAATCAGCTTGGATAACGGTACCCTAACCTATCCAACAGGCTGGCAAGTATCGAGTGTAAAACAGGAAACACCTGCTCTCGATCGCAGTGCGCATGATTATGTGCTTGATGGCGATATTGAATTCCGCCAATTAGAAGCGGATCTTGCACAAGCTGAAGCTGCAGATAACGGCAACAAAATTGCAGAAATCCACGGCAAGCTAGATGCTATTGGTGCTTACAGCATCAACGCGCGTTGTTCTGAACTGTTATCTGGTTTAGGTTTTAGCGAAGAAAAACAACAACTACCAGTACAGAGTTTCTCGGGTGGTTGGCGTATGCGTTTAAACTTAGCACAGGCGCTATTATGCCGTTCTGACTTATTGCTCCTTGATGAACCAACAAACCACTTGGATTTGGATGCGGTTATCTGGTTAGAGAAATGGTTAAAGCAGTATGACGGTACATTAATGTTAATCTCGCATGATCGCGATTTCCTCGATGCCATTATTACTAAAATCATTCACGTTGAAGATCAAAAGCTAAACGAATACACAGGTGATTACACCTCATTCGAAAAACAACGTGCTGAAAAACTATCACAACAACAATCAATGTTTGAAAAGCAGCAGCGTGAAGTTGCCCATATGCAAAGCTACATTGACCGCTTTCGTTATAAAGCATCAAAAGCAAAACAAGCGCAAAGTCGTATTAAAGCAATGGAACGTATGGAGCTTATTTCTGCAGCCAATGCAGATTCACAATTTAGCTTTAGCTTCTTAAAACCTGATGCCCTGCCACTACCATTATTAACAATGGAAGATGTGTGCGCAGGTTATGGCGATACGCTTATTCTAGATAACATTAAATTGAATCTAGTTCCGGGCAGTCGCATTGGTTTATTGGGTCGTAACGGCGCAGGTAAATCAACGCTAATCAAATTATTGTCTGCTGAAATGGAACCTATCAAAGGTACCCTAGAAGTTAACCCAAATTCAAAAGTTGGTTACTTTGCTCAGCACCAATTAGAATTTTTACGTTTAGACGATACCCCACTGCAACACATGGTTCGCCTTGCACCAGACAAAACTGAATTAGAATTGCGTAAGTACTTAGGTGGTTTTGGTTTCATCGGTGAAAAAGCGTTAGATATTGTTCGCCCGTTCTCGGGTGGTGAAAAAGCACGTTTGGTATTAGCGCTGATCGTATGGCAAAAACCAAATCTATTATTGCTTGATGAACCAACCAACCACTTGGATTTAGAAATGCGTCACGCGCTGTCAGTCGCCCTACAAGGCTTTGAAGGCGCGATGGTAGTGGTATCGCATGATCGTCATTTATTACGCTCTACGACTGATGAGTTGTACTTGGTACACGATAAGAAAGTATTACCGTTCGACGGTGACTTAGATGATTATCACAGTTGGTTAAGCGAGCAACAAAAAGTTGAGAAGCAAGCAACACAAGTCATTAATACTGGCGTAAATAGCGCACAAGGTAAGAAAGATCAAAAGCGTAAAGCCGCGGAATTACGTAAGCTAACACAACCAGTACGCAAGCAAATTGAAAAGCTAGACAAGCAGCTTGAAACGTTAGGTGACAAACTCGCTGCCGTTGAAGCACAGCTCAGTGAAACCAGCATCTATGAAGATCAAAACAAAGCCAAGCTAAAAACCGCATTAGGTGATCAAGCTAAATTTGTTGTGGCGATTGAAGAAGCTGAAACCACTTGGATGGAATTAAATGAACAGCTTGAAGAAATGATTGAAGAAAGCGAACAAGCTTAA
- a CDS encoding oxidoreductase, translating into MALVPIKTAVIGYGFSAKTFHIPFITSLPEFELVAISSSQRDAVEHDWPVVDHYLSANDLLINSDAELVIITAPNDVHFCLAKQALENNKHVVLEKPFVTNITDGEALIKLAAEKSLTLSVYHNRRWDGDFLTVKKLIEEDRIGELRSFESHFDRFRPNVRQRWREQAANGGGILFDLGPHLIDQALILFGVPNAITAQCLIMREGSTNVDYFNLVLHYPNQVTTLHADLFSAGPNKRFSIKGTKGSYEKYGLDPQEARLIAGVLPVDASWSDESTDQYGCLYNAEEIDIVTTERGCYQLYFTAMADAIRLKTKPPVTAESALLNIKLIELAMESSRLGETLTVTL; encoded by the coding sequence ATGGCTTTAGTACCGATTAAAACAGCCGTTATCGGCTACGGATTTTCTGCAAAAACGTTTCATATCCCCTTTATTACTAGCTTACCTGAATTTGAATTAGTTGCTATTAGTAGCAGCCAACGTGACGCGGTCGAGCATGATTGGCCTGTAGTCGATCATTACTTGTCTGCTAATGATCTCCTTATTAATTCTGATGCAGAGCTTGTGATTATCACTGCGCCAAACGATGTGCATTTTTGTTTAGCAAAGCAGGCTCTAGAAAATAATAAACACGTTGTCCTCGAAAAACCGTTTGTTACAAATATTACTGATGGTGAAGCGTTAATTAAACTGGCAGCTGAAAAAAGCTTAACGCTAAGCGTTTATCATAACCGTCGTTGGGATGGTGATTTCCTTACCGTTAAAAAACTGATTGAAGAAGATCGTATTGGTGAGTTGAGAAGCTTTGAATCTCACTTCGATCGTTTTCGACCTAATGTACGTCAACGTTGGCGTGAACAGGCTGCTAATGGTGGCGGTATTTTATTTGATTTAGGCCCACACCTGATTGATCAAGCATTAATATTATTTGGTGTGCCGAATGCGATCACTGCACAATGTTTAATTATGCGAGAGGGATCGACGAACGTGGATTATTTTAATCTTGTCCTACATTACCCTAATCAAGTCACCACGTTACACGCAGATTTATTTAGTGCGGGGCCAAATAAGCGTTTTAGTATTAAAGGGACAAAAGGCAGCTATGAGAAATATGGGTTAGACCCACAAGAAGCACGTTTAATTGCGGGTGTATTACCTGTTGATGCATCTTGGTCGGATGAAAGTACAGATCAATATGGCTGTTTATATAACGCTGAAGAGATTGACATTGTGACAACAGAACGAGGTTGCTATCAGCTGTACTTTACTGCAATGGCTGATGCGATTAGGTTGAAAACAAAACCACCAGTAACAGCGGAGTCAGCGTTGTTGAACATTAAATTAATTGAACTGGCTATGGAAAGTAGCCGTTTAGGTGAGACGTTAACGGTGACCTTATAA
- a CDS encoding nuclear transport factor 2 family protein: protein MKLSHIVQRGWEAVDKGDFDTLITDYTDDMTFVMPGQESIIRGRRTFRRVLDKLGDLLPPGFEITELRHIEGENEVVSIVEWKSNKIDFSALAVLFRFEDDKIYEERWFIDTEQWKSLF, encoded by the coding sequence ATGAAGTTATCTCATATAGTGCAACGTGGCTGGGAAGCTGTTGATAAAGGTGATTTTGATACCTTAATTACAGATTATACTGATGATATGACATTCGTCATGCCGGGTCAGGAAAGTATCATCAGGGGACGACGGACATTTCGTCGTGTGCTAGATAAGTTGGGCGACTTACTTCCTCCCGGTTTTGAGATCACTGAGCTCCGCCACATTGAAGGGGAGAATGAAGTCGTCTCAATTGTTGAGTGGAAATCAAATAAAATAGATTTCTCCGCATTAGCCGTCTTGTTTCGATTTGAAGATGACAAAATTTATGAAGAAAGATGGTTTATTGATACTGAGCAATGGAAAAGTTTATTTTGA